The genomic DNA CAAGTTTTAGTCTATTGGATGCCAAACACACTGTCAATGATTTTGAGAATCATTTTCAATGATGTAAACAACTGTTTTTTATTATCTAATTGAAAATAAATCTCAATTACCTATTGACACCCTTTACAATTCATTTTATGATAATAACCGTAAGTGAAAATGATTATCATTAACAATTACATACATTCATTGTAGGAGGAACTTATGAAACTTATTAAATTTTCTTTCACTATGTTAACCATTTTGATTCTTAGTCTTCTAGCAGCATGCGGAAGCAACGAAGAAGCGTCCACAGGTACTAAAAATGAGGATGCAAAGACGGAAAATACAAGCTATACCGTTGAGCATGCAATGGGGACAACCACTATTCCTGATACACCTAAAAAGGTTGTTATTTTAACAAATGAAGGAACTGAAGCCTTATTAGCATTAGGAGTAACACCTGTTGGAGCGGTTCAATCTTGGACAGCAAATGGAGACCCTTGGTATGAACATATTGCTGATGATATGAAGGATGTTCAAGTGGTTGGATTTGAAACAGATACACAAGTAAATCTTGAAGCCATTGCTGCATTACAACCGGATCTAATTATTGGAAACAAAATGCGTCAAGAATCGATTTACGATCAATTAAGTGCCATTGCTCCTACTGTATTCTCTGAAACATTACGTGGAGATTGGAAGGAAAACTTTGAGCTTTACGCAAAAGCGTTAAATAAAGTAGATGAAGGAAACAAAGTAATTTCTGATTACGATACTCGTGTATCTGATTTGAAAACAGAGCTTGGAGACCAACTTCAGAAAAAAGTATCTATTGTTCGTTTCTTAGCAGCTGATGTTCGTATTTATCAAAAGGATTCATTCTCTGGTGTGGTATTAGATCAATTAGGTTTTGCACGTCCTGAAAGTCAAGATGTGAATGAATTCGCGATCAAAGGTGCAACAAAAGAACAGATTCCATTGATGGATGGAGACATTCTATTCTATTTCACTTATGAAACAGGTGACGGAGCAGCAACTCAAGTAGCGAAAGAATGGATTGAAGATCCATTATTTAAAAACCTAGAAGTAGCCAAGCAAGGAAATGTTCATGAAATTGACGATGCCATCTGGAATACAGCTGGCGGAGTTATCGCAGCGAACCTGATGCTTGATGACATCGAAAAGTATTTCTTACAATAAGTTAACTTCTTAAATTTGATATATATGACTAGCTCTGATTTCTTACCCCCCTCAACGGAAATCGAGCACTCCCCTAAAAAACCTCGCCATAACGGCGAGGTTTTTTAATCGTCACTTGAAAACATATACTTTTTATGATGATATCGTATCGAGAAAATTAAGCTAATTGCTAGGAAATTCCCCATTATTGAGCTTCCCCCATAACTAATGAACGGAAGCGGAATTCCTGTGATTGGTAATAGACCAATCGTCATTCCAATGTTTTGAAACACGTGGAAGGTTATCATGCTAATAATTCCGACACAAATATACGTATAAAACTCATTTTTCGTTTCCATACCAACCTTTGTAATATGGTAGATCAGTAAGAAAAACAAACTAATAATAACGCTAGCTCCAACAAAACCAAATTCTTCTCCTACAATACTAAAGATAAAATCCGTATGACTTTCTGGCAAGTATACTTCTCTCGTACCGTAGCCCTTCCCTGTCGTTTCTCCTGAACCAATAGCTAGCAACGAACGGGTAAGCTGGAAGCCGGTAGAACTTTGATAATTGTAAGGATCAATCCAGGAGTAAATTCTTCCAAACTGATATTCCTTTACTCCAAGATACTTTTCAAGTATTTCAGGTTTCCATAGTACTAAGTAGAAAATGACTCCGATCAAAGTGATTCCTGACGAAAAGATCGGCAGAAGAATCTTCCATGATACCCCCGAAATAAAGATCATCCCTATCATTATCGCTATCATCACAAGAGAAGTCCCTAAATCCGGTTGCTGCATGACGAGCAGTAACGGCACCATCGTAATAAGAACAATTTTTCCTAATAAAATAAAATCCGTTTGAATCGTTTTGATTCGGTATTTTTCATGATGATCTCCTATTGCTCTGGCAAGTGCGAGGATAATAAAAACCTTCATCAGCTCAGCTGGCTGAAGCGATCCGATAAACGGTGCCTTATACCAACTCTTTGCCCCATTGATTACAGGCGCAATACTAGATGGAGCAATAATGAGAAAGGCCAATAGAAATACCCCAAATCCATAGGCATACCATGAGAGCTTTTTAAGCTGGTCCGAATCAAGGGTGATGACTGCAACAATAATCCCTATTCCAATTCCATACCAAATGATCTGTTTTAATAAAAAGTTTGAATCATACTGTCCTGTTGATTGCGCGCTGTAAATAGCAATACAGCTCGATAGAAACAAAAGAATTAAGATAAATATTAAATGAAAGTCTATTTTAGACGAAGGCTGTTGATTTGAAGACATAGTAATACTCCCATCTGAAAACATGGTATTCAATTCTCCATTATATTTTTAATTCTTGTAAAGCACAACTCTTCTTTCTTGTTTGGGAATGATTACATATCGGTTCTACCTAATGTACATTACAAATGTGAAAAAAGTGAGAAATTGATATTTCTAAGACTGTAAAGGACCTGCTTGTTTCTTTTTTCTCTTCTGAAAAGGTGGAAAGGCTCATATAGTAGCTAAGGAGGTGTTGACATGAAGTCTTCAAAACTATCATTATGGACCTTTTTTCAAGGCTGGTTGGCTATCATGCTAGCTACGTTCTTACTTGCAGGAATAACAACCACCTACACAAATACCTTTGCATCTGAAACCGTCAAGAAGTGGATTTCGAATATTGACACCCATGAATGGCTTGTTTATTTCGTAAAGTCAGAGAACCATCATATATACAACGAAAAAGCGAGTATAACGGTTTCCTCCTTATCAAAGCTCGCTCTAAAACTAGCAACCAATATCCAACCGGAGGATACAAGAACGTTTCTTGGCAGAGAACTCCCTGGATTTTCCGTGTTTGATACAAATATCGTCGTTGCTGGTAGCGGTACGAATTTCACTAACCTTCCGATCGAATCCGCTCCACCGGTAGAAATTTTATTACAAGAAAGAGAAATAGCAAAGGAAATGCTTAAAGAGGCGGAAGGCGGTAACACCCCAGTTGTGGCAGGGAAAAAAAGTGTATTTATCTATCATACACATAGCTGGGAATCATTTTTACCATTATTAAAAGATGCTAAGGAACCTGAAGAAGCGACGAGTAACAATGAATCCGCAAACATTATTGCGGTCGGGAAAAAGCTTACAGAGGAATTAAATACAAATGGCATTAGTGTTCTTCACGATACAACCAGCATGCCTAACCTATTAAAAGAAAATAATCTAACAACTGATCATTCCTACGATCTTTCCCGACAACTCGTCCAAGAAGCACTTGGAGGCAATGATGCTATTGATTACGTCATTGATATCCACCGAGACGCGCTTCGAAAAGAAAAAACAACACAGGTGATTAATGGCAAGTCTTATGCGAGGCTATTCTTTGTTGTCGGTAAAGCAAATAAAAATTACGAACAGAATCTACAAGTGGCAACAGAATTAAATGCAATGATAGATGAGAAATATCCGAACCTGAGCCGTGGGGTTTTAGCAAAAGGACTAACGGAAGGAAATGGAGTCTACAATCAAGATTTATCATCTGGGTCGATTCTCGTAGAGTTTGGCGGAGTGGATAATGACTTAACCGAACTGTATAACACGGTTGAGGCCTTTGCAGAGATCTTTAGTGAATACTATTGGAAGGCAGAGAAGGTAAATGGATAAAGTACATGTTCTCCCTCACCACTATTTATTTTTCACTTTTATTTCTTCCTTTTTACTGTATCTCATTTTAGGCTACCACTTAATTACAATTGCTTGGCTTGCAGCAGGGATTATTACCTCGATTTACATTCTGATTGAGGATCAGCTCCTTAAATTTCAGCAATCTGAAAAAGACTTATGATGTGCTGATTTTTTATCTCGTATGGTAAAATATTTCATATGATGAGAGGACGTGTTGTGATGAAATATGCAGTTGTTACTGGGGCTTCCAAAGGACTTGGTGCCTCGATTGCCGAAAGAGTTCTACAGGAACAATTCGGGCTCATTACTATTTCTAGAAATGAAAATCCTGCACTAAAACAGCTTGCTCAGGAAAATGGATTGTTTTATAAGCATGTAACGTGCGATTTGACGAATAGAATGGAGACCGAGCAAGCTTTTTCTGCAGTTACAGAGATTATTTTTTCCAGCACAGAAAATGAAGTTTTACTCGTTAATAACGCAGGTGTGGTTGAACCGATTGACCGAGTTGGAAGTTTAGATCATGAGGCAATTGAAATATCCCTTCAACTCAATGTTGCTGCTCCGATGTTCGCGACGAACCTTTTCTTACAAAAGGCAAACGGAACAAAGCTAACCGTTGTCAATGTTACATCTGGTGCTGCCGAAAGACCGGTTCAAGGATGGAGTGTGTATTGTAGTACAAAGGCAGCCTTAAATATGTTTACTAAAACCGTGGCAGTAGAACAAGACCATTCCGACAATGCGACGATTATTGGTTATAGTCCAGGAATTATGGATACTGATATGCAAGGTGTTATACGCTCTTCAACGGAGCATGCCTTCCAAGAGGTGAATAAATTTATTGCTTATAAAGAAAATGGGATGCTAAGAAGCACAAAAATTGTTGCCGATGCACTCATTGACTTGCTTCTTACTGAAGAGATTGAAAACGGAAAAATTTATAGCGTAAATAATCTACTAAAGTAGCTTCCATTTCCTGAAGCTACTTTTTTATGCTTGACTGGTAACTGGGTGCTTAAAATAATGGGGAAACTCACATGGCGAAGTGGTTTTTACAAACAGTACATCATCAGTCGAATCGATTGGATGAACTCTGTAATTCTCAGGTTGATCAGGTGTAAAATGAATATACACGTTTTCCCCTAATGCTGATAATGCTTGAATTTGCTCGTCCAAGGCTACTTCCCTTTTACTAATACAATCAAATAAATGAATCTCGCTGTCGATCACTTTATAGATAAGAATCGATTCACATGATTCATCATAATAAAGATCGTTTGAAAACACATGAAGAAAATGGAAAAAGTTAATTCCTTCTGTATGCAAACTTGAAAATGTTTGTGATAGTGGCTTTCTATTGGTACTGTAGTCTTCAAGTAAATAGATGTCTTTTTCTAGGTTTATCTTTCTGAGCGTTTTGTCATGTTGTTTTGTTGGGAGTTTTTTGCTGAAAAGATGTTCTTTTCTTCGACTAAATCCGAATTTCGGATAAAAATCAAGAACAGTATGGTTCGCAAATAAATAATAGAGGTCTACCTGTTTGTCATAATCCTCAAACACTTTTTGTAAAAGAGCCTTTGATAACCCTTTGTTTCGAAATTGGTCATCAGTCATAACCGTTCCAATCTGTACGGCTTTTTTTAATTCCCCATTTATAAGAAGAGTTAATACATTTACGGACACATTGGCAATTACCTTGTTATTCACTACAAATGAATACGGAATATACCGTTCATTCCAGTAGCCTCTTTTATACCATTTTTCAAATTGAATACCAAAGGTCGATGATGCAAGGTCATTAAAACTTTGCCGAAGCGTCAATTGGTCTTTGTAATTCCTTACGAACTCCATATACTTTCTCCATTATCAAATTTTTATATAATTTTTTTCCTATACATGTATAAAATGGTAACACATTGGCGAATATAATAGTACAAGTGTAATTCCCCCTTTTTCTTTGACCTCCCAATAGTGGAGGTCTTTTTCTTTTTCACGGTTGAAGAAACCCGTTGTGAGCCAAACTATCATCGAAGGTATTTTGAAAGGAGCTCATAACATGACTAAAAAGTATAATAAAGGCAGTAAAAACCAAAATTCTCCTAAAAACCATGGCGTCTTGAATGGAAGTGGAGACAATAGTAAAGGTAACAAGCGTAATAATAAGGCTAAAACCGATAAGACCGATCTTGATTAATGAAAATGAAAAAAGGTGCTGAATTTCTTCAGCACCTATCTTTTTGGATTAATCTTGATTGCTGGTGTGTTGTACATTACATACGTAGGAAGAGGATCCGCCGTTTGATCATGAGAGAACGCCTTGTCAATTTCTAAATTGGCTTTCGTTGCTTCTGTATCACCAGGGCTTGAAGAATGAACTTCACTATCCTCAAGTCTTTCAGTTAGCTCAATATTGGCATCATTAATGGCCGCCACTTCATTTTCTTTATTTTTCAATTCACTCACCTCTTGTATAGTATCTTTCTACTCCTTTTTCTTATCCGTTGATTTATTTCCAACTAAAAACCCCGCCAACCATGGCGGGGTTCCCACAATCTAATTATTTTTCCCGTAAGAATGGCCACCAGTTGGCTTTCCCAAAGGTTCTGACCATGACCGGGATAAATAATGGAAGAATCACTAGGGCATATAGGAATAATCCTACTAACACAATGGATGCAATTTGTAGTAAGGATAGCATTCCTGAAGGCATCATCGCAGCAAAGGTCCCACCTAAGATGACAGCTGCTGAAATGATAACTGTACCCATTTTTTTCATGGATTCAAGCATAGCTTCGCGAATAGTGAGATCTTTATACTCATTAAAACGGTCCATTAAGAAGATACTATAGTCAACTCCCAGTGCGATTAAGATTACAAAGCCGAAAAATGGTACGGCCCAGCTTATTCCTGTATAGCCTAGGAGGTTAACAAATATCGCTTCATTTATTCCCATAGATGTGTAGAACGTTAGTATCAACGACGCAATGATATACGCTGGCATGATCATTGATCGGAATAGAATAACTAAGATGATGGTTATCCCCACTAACATCAAGACAACCGTTCGAGAGTAATCTTCTCCTGAAATCGCATCAAGGTCAGCATTTGTTCTTGTTACTCCACCCACAGCAACCACGGCATTTTCAAGCTTCGTATTCGCGGTGGCACTCTTTACTGCTTCATTGAGTTTATCCACTTGATTGATGGCTTCATTGGAGTAAGGATTGGCTTCAAGAATGACATCGATCGTCATTACTTTACGATCTTCAGACATATAGGTGTCTAACACCTGTACGAAATCTTCACTTTCAAGAACCTCAGGTGGTAGATAGAACGCACCATTCTCATTTTCAGAAAGACCTTTAATATAGTCTTGAGCCGAGCCTAATCCATCTGAGATTTGATTTAAGCCATCCACACTTTGGTTCAAGCCATCTGTTAGTTGGCCCAATTGACCGCCTAATTCACCAAATCCATCTGCAAGCTGCTGTTGACCGTCACGAATTCCGGCTAATCCGGAAGTTAGCTTTGGCATATTATCAACAATTTGACCTTGACCATTTGCAAGCTGGTTAAGGCCGGCAAGCTGTTTGTCAATTCCCACGATAAACTGTTCTAAACCAGAAACAATTTTCTGCTGGTTCTCATTAATGACTGAAAATCCAGCATTAGCCTCCGCCATGCCACTAGCTACTCCAGCTAATTGCGGCTGGACCGTTTGAACCGTTCCCTTTAATCTTTGATAAGATTCATCCATTTGTAACGCTGGATAACTGGTTTCTAAAGCGGCAAAATACTGTTCAGTAGAAGCAAGTGCCGCAGAAAGCTCGTTTAACCCAGCACCCATTTGTCCATAAGCACCAGCAAGCTTTTTATACTCCGCTAACAGCTGCTCAGCACCAGACTTCATATTTCCAAGCTCTGTTTTGATTTGAGCAGAACCTGCTGCTCCTTGGCGAATACCATCTTCTATTTTTGCTAAATTTGTTTGAATTTCGGTTAATCCTGACTGAACCTGCGATGTTCCGGTTACGAGTTCCCCGATACCCGCTGTTGCCTGTTCAAGTTGTGGTGCTGAACTCTCAAGACCATCGCTTGCTTCCTTTAGACCTGAGCTAATTTGATCAAGTCCTTCTTTTCCTTCCCCAAGCCCTTCTTGTAAGGTATCAGCTTGTTTCGCGATTAAAAAGTCTTCAATCGGTTCACCCGTTGGTCGTGTCACCGAACGAACGGTGTCTACTAGTGGAACGCGTGCTAACTGCTTACTAATTTCTTCCACTAAATTAATATATTCTATCGAATCCATTGCCTCATCATTTTTTAAAACGATTTGGGTTGGCATCGATTCGCCCGGTCCAAAGCTATCAGCAATAGCATTAAAGGCACGAATAGAATGGACATCTCCACTGATTTCTTCCAGAGAATTATAAGAAAGTTTTCCATCGTATGTGACCAAGAACGGTACACAAACAGCTGCTACTATAAGAAGTGCAATTACTGGGCGCTTCAGAGAAAATTGACCAACTACACCCCAGAATTTGCTTTCTCCGTGCTCCGCCGTACTCTTTGAAGGCCAGAAGATTTTCCCGCCAAGTACAGCCATAAAAAATGGAACAATCGTAAACAAGGCAATCAACAAAAGTCCTACTCCAACCGCAACAGCTGCTGCTGATTGATAAAGCACAAATTTTGAAAACCCGATTGCAGCAAAACCAATCATTACGGCTAATCCACTGAAAAATACCGTACGGCCGGCATTACGATACGTCGCTACGATCGCATCTGCACGATGTTCGTAATGTGTAAGTTCTTCTTTATAACGGCTTAGTAAAAGGATACAATAGTCCGTTCCTATTCCAAATAATATCGCCACAAGAAAGATTTGCGTATAACTCGAAACGGGAAAATCTAATTTATCTACTAAAATCGAAACAATCGATTGAGCGGCTAAATACGAGAATCCAACCGTTAACAATGGGATGACCGGTGCTACTACCGAACGGAATACGAGTAACAATACCACTAAGATGAAAACAACAGTTATTCCTTCTGTCTTTTTCAATCCTTCTTGAGAACTTGTCATCAAGTCTTCATTAATTAACCAATTACTCGTGTAATCATGGTCGATCTTCACGTCTTCGATCGTTTCATAAAGGGCTTCACTTAATTCTTTCGGTTCACGGTCCTTCCACTCAATGGTTAACGACGTCAGAATCGCTTTTCCATCCTTTGAAACAAGCTGTTCTTCTAAAACCTCTTCATTAAAATGAGTCAGAATTTCTGCAATCCCCAGCTCTTCTTTCTTGTTTTCAAGTGCCCGAATCGCTTTTTCAGCTTCTTGTATTTCTTTTTCCGTTAGTTTTTCCTCACTATGAAACACGAGGGCGACCTGCGTATCATCCCCTCCGCCTTCCTGTTCTTGGACGTTTTCCATAATGTCAGAGGCTAGTGTAGAGGAATATCCTTCCGGAACATCAATTTGCCCCTTTTCACGCACAAGATCGGCCATGTTCGGAGCCAGCATAAATAGTCCCACAATGAGAGCTATCCATGCGACTAGTACTAACCACTTATTTTTAATAATCGCATACATGGGCTAATCCTCCAGTTGATTCTTCTTTGTTTCTAAAAGTACGCTATACAATTTTTCGTATGACTGGATAAACATTTCGATTTCGTTTTGGTCGAATTTTGTGATAATCGATTCCACCAGTTTATGAATTCTAGCTTCCGTTTCTAAATAAAGCTCATTGCCTTTATCCGTCAACGTTAAGTACACCACTCGACGGTCATTTTCATCTCTTGTTCTTTGAATAAAGCCCTTCGTCCATAATCGGGTAATGATGGCTGTAATCGCACTTTTTTTTACAGAAAATACGTCGGCAAGCTCTGACGATGTACAAGAATGATTTTGATAGATATAGCGCAACATATAATGCTGCTCACTTGTTAGATCACAATCTAACTGCTCCTTAACAAGCGCTTCCCCTATCTTGTTAACGGAAAAAGATAGAGAGATATATTTATTCACAACCTCTTTAATATGCTGGTCTGGCATCTGTAGCATGTCACCTCCAGAAAATAGTTTCATTATTTAATTGTTCAACTGTTTAACTATCTACTCGATTATCATAATGGAGTCACATTTTTCTGTCAAACAAAAAAAAACGAACCAATCAAATTGGCTCGCTACTTTTGTAAGCTATGATGAAGGATTTCTAATGTACGTCTAAGATCACTTACTTGAACTTGTCCTGGTGCTGACGCTTTCTTTAACGCTCCGAATGTAACACTTGATCCAAACACCTCACCAGATAGGCGACTAATGGCGCCTTGCCCTGCCATTGACATGGTGATAATCGGAGTATCTGGATGTTTTTCTTGCATTTCAACAGTGGCTTCCAACAATGCTAGCACATCTCTAGCAGAGGTCGGCATCACTGCTATTTTGGGAATATCGCCTCCTAGCTTCTTTCCACGTTCAAGAATTTCCACCATTTTATCCTTTGAAGGCGTTTTGGCAAAATTATGGCTAGAAAGGATCCCTAATCGGCCGTTCTCATGAATGATGGAGAGAATCTGACTAATATCCTCATCTCGATGACGTAGCTCAATATCTACTAAATCCACCATACCTGACTTTGCTGCCGCTTCATTCAAGTCGAAATAATAAGAAGGATGAATTTCCTTTTCCCCACCCTCTTCAAGGCTTCGAAATGTAAAAACAAGAGGAAGCTCTTTCAAACGCTGATGGATCGTTGAAAGTGCAGTCATCACCTTACTAAGATCTTCACTATCATTGAAAAAATCTACTCTCCATTCAACCATATCGACAAAATTCTTATTCAATTGAATAAGTTCTGCCTCCGCTAAAAGGTCTTCCACTGTATTCCCTGTCATAGGTACACAAATCTTAGGTGTTCCTACCCCAATACGAATATTTTTTACCGCAATGAAATTCGCCAAGTTACGATCCCTCCATTCTTATCCTCTACTTTATCCTACAACTGC from Robertmurraya sp. FSL R5-0851 includes the following:
- a CDS encoding ABC transporter substrate-binding protein, with protein sequence MKLIKFSFTMLTILILSLLAACGSNEEASTGTKNEDAKTENTSYTVEHAMGTTTIPDTPKKVVILTNEGTEALLALGVTPVGAVQSWTANGDPWYEHIADDMKDVQVVGFETDTQVNLEAIAALQPDLIIGNKMRQESIYDQLSAIAPTVFSETLRGDWKENFELYAKALNKVDEGNKVISDYDTRVSDLKTELGDQLQKKVSIVRFLAADVRIYQKDSFSGVVLDQLGFARPESQDVNEFAIKGATKEQIPLMDGDILFYFTYETGDGAATQVAKEWIEDPLFKNLEVAKQGNVHEIDDAIWNTAGGVIAANLMLDDIEKYFLQ
- a CDS encoding GNAT family N-acetyltransferase; translation: MEFVRNYKDQLTLRQSFNDLASSTFGIQFEKWYKRGYWNERYIPYSFVVNNKVIANVSVNVLTLLINGELKKAVQIGTVMTDDQFRNKGLSKALLQKVFEDYDKQVDLYYLFANHTVLDFYPKFGFSRRKEHLFSKKLPTKQHDKTLRKINLEKDIYLLEDYSTNRKPLSQTFSSLHTEGINFFHFLHVFSNDLYYDESCESILIYKVIDSEIHLFDCISKREVALDEQIQALSALGENVYIHFTPDQPENYRVHPIDSTDDVLFVKTTSPCEFPHYFKHPVTSQA
- a CDS encoding MMPL family transporter; amino-acid sequence: MYAIIKNKWLVLVAWIALIVGLFMLAPNMADLVREKGQIDVPEGYSSTLASDIMENVQEQEGGGDDTQVALVFHSEEKLTEKEIQEAEKAIRALENKKEELGIAEILTHFNEEVLEEQLVSKDGKAILTSLTIEWKDREPKELSEALYETIEDVKIDHDYTSNWLINEDLMTSSQEGLKKTEGITVVFILVVLLLVFRSVVAPVIPLLTVGFSYLAAQSIVSILVDKLDFPVSSYTQIFLVAILFGIGTDYCILLLSRYKEELTHYEHRADAIVATYRNAGRTVFFSGLAVMIGFAAIGFSKFVLYQSAAAVAVGVGLLLIALFTIVPFFMAVLGGKIFWPSKSTAEHGESKFWGVVGQFSLKRPVIALLIVAAVCVPFLVTYDGKLSYNSLEEISGDVHSIRAFNAIADSFGPGESMPTQIVLKNDEAMDSIEYINLVEEISKQLARVPLVDTVRSVTRPTGEPIEDFLIAKQADTLQEGLGEGKEGLDQISSGLKEASDGLESSAPQLEQATAGIGELVTGTSQVQSGLTEIQTNLAKIEDGIRQGAAGSAQIKTELGNMKSGAEQLLAEYKKLAGAYGQMGAGLNELSAALASTEQYFAALETSYPALQMDESYQRLKGTVQTVQPQLAGVASGMAEANAGFSVINENQQKIVSGLEQFIVGIDKQLAGLNQLANGQGQIVDNMPKLTSGLAGIRDGQQQLADGFGELGGQLGQLTDGLNQSVDGLNQISDGLGSAQDYIKGLSENENGAFYLPPEVLESEDFVQVLDTYMSEDRKVMTIDVILEANPYSNEAINQVDKLNEAVKSATANTKLENAVVAVGGVTRTNADLDAISGEDYSRTVVLMLVGITIILVILFRSMIMPAYIIASLILTFYTSMGINEAIFVNLLGYTGISWAVPFFGFVILIALGVDYSIFLMDRFNEYKDLTIREAMLESMKKMGTVIISAAVILGGTFAAMMPSGMLSLLQIASIVLVGLFLYALVILPLFIPVMVRTFGKANWWPFLREK
- a CDS encoding (S)-benzoin forming benzil reductase gives rise to the protein MKYAVVTGASKGLGASIAERVLQEQFGLITISRNENPALKQLAQENGLFYKHVTCDLTNRMETEQAFSAVTEIIFSSTENEVLLVNNAGVVEPIDRVGSLDHEAIEISLQLNVAAPMFATNLFLQKANGTKLTVVNVTSGAAERPVQGWSVYCSTKAALNMFTKTVAVEQDHSDNATIIGYSPGIMDTDMQGVIRSSTEHAFQEVNKFIAYKENGMLRSTKIVADALIDLLLTEEIENGKIYSVNNLLK
- the spoIIP gene encoding stage II sporulation protein P — protein: MKSSKLSLWTFFQGWLAIMLATFLLAGITTTYTNTFASETVKKWISNIDTHEWLVYFVKSENHHIYNEKASITVSSLSKLALKLATNIQPEDTRTFLGRELPGFSVFDTNIVVAGSGTNFTNLPIESAPPVEILLQEREIAKEMLKEAEGGNTPVVAGKKSVFIYHTHSWESFLPLLKDAKEPEEATSNNESANIIAVGKKLTEELNTNGISVLHDTTSMPNLLKENNLTTDHSYDLSRQLVQEALGGNDAIDYVIDIHRDALRKEKTTQVINGKSYARLFFVVGKANKNYEQNLQVATELNAMIDEKYPNLSRGVLAKGLTEGNGVYNQDLSSGSILVEFGGVDNDLTELYNTVEAFAEIFSEYYWKAEKVNG
- a CDS encoding FtsW/RodA/SpoVE family cell cycle protein; the encoded protein is MSSNQQPSSKIDFHLIFILILLFLSSCIAIYSAQSTGQYDSNFLLKQIIWYGIGIGIIVAVITLDSDQLKKLSWYAYGFGVFLLAFLIIAPSSIAPVINGAKSWYKAPFIGSLQPAELMKVFIILALARAIGDHHEKYRIKTIQTDFILLGKIVLITMVPLLLVMQQPDLGTSLVMIAIMIGMIFISGVSWKILLPIFSSGITLIGVIFYLVLWKPEILEKYLGVKEYQFGRIYSWIDPYNYQSSTGFQLTRSLLAIGSGETTGKGYGTREVYLPESHTDFIFSIVGEEFGFVGASVIISLFFLLIYHITKVGMETKNEFYTYICVGIISMITFHVFQNIGMTIGLLPITGIPLPFISYGGSSIMGNFLAISLIFSIRYHHKKYMFSSDD
- a CDS encoding MarR family winged helix-turn-helix transcriptional regulator gives rise to the protein MPDQHIKEVVNKYISLSFSVNKIGEALVKEQLDCDLTSEQHYMLRYIYQNHSCTSSELADVFSVKKSAITAIITRLWTKGFIQRTRDENDRRVVYLTLTDKGNELYLETEARIHKLVESIITKFDQNEIEMFIQSYEKLYSVLLETKKNQLED
- the aroD gene encoding type I 3-dehydroquinate dehydratase, whose amino-acid sequence is MANFIAVKNIRIGVGTPKICVPMTGNTVEDLLAEAELIQLNKNFVDMVEWRVDFFNDSEDLSKVMTALSTIHQRLKELPLVFTFRSLEEGGEKEIHPSYYFDLNEAAAKSGMVDLVDIELRHRDEDISQILSIIHENGRLGILSSHNFAKTPSKDKMVEILERGKKLGGDIPKIAVMPTSARDVLALLEATVEMQEKHPDTPIITMSMAGQGAISRLSGEVFGSSVTFGALKKASAPGQVQVSDLRRTLEILHHSLQK